The genomic DNA GGATTCCATTCATTGTTCGCTTCATTAGGAcacaatcaaattaatttgttttggatTATATACATTTTGTGAAGTCCATTTATGTAGTAAAAGAACAATACATACACTGTAGGTATACGAgttttagtattgttttacaCTGGCCTCGTGTTATTAGGTTATCTTGAAGAGCCCACCTACCTAGAGGTTAACTGTAATCGATGGTCTTACTTCAAGTTATGGATAGATGAAGAATCATCCTCTTTACAAAACCATCCTACTATTAATGCAGGGGGCAGGGAATAGTACTTTGTAAAACTACAATTTAAGATATGGTACAGAAAGGAACACAAGtcaagaacatcattatcctcaccacacttttcatactgcagattgcttgatttaatattattttcacctAACCTTGTAAAGTACtatggctgtttttttttttaatccttatttatttaagggACTTTTGTACACTTAGTGACGATTTCAGTCCCATCGTGCTACTACAACGGCTGttattagatgaagtaaaaattaaaacattttaagcatcacagtgaagtgaaccagttggtgagggtaatgatatgaccttaactagtgtattttttccgaagaatcacccacCTATGTCTAGTCCTTTGCAGCCAATGTAGGTCAATTGCTGTATAGGACTAGTTCCTTCGATACGAAATTACaggaagtttaattaaactttttttacccATTGCTGATTAACAGATGAGAAACAGTTGCGGGCCATTGAGGCTGCTTTGGCTGATATAGCGAATAATTCGTGTGTCAGATTTCGTAAACGTGAGAGCGAAGACGAACGTGCTGTTATTATACAAGTGAATATATACCtttatatactatttttaatatcccAACGCATAACCTGACTTAAGCCTGAAcagatagcagagtggttgaggcaACCACGCCTAATCCAcagagcgcaacgtgtcgcgggttcgattcccgcgtaggacaagcgtttgtgtggtccacgaatgattgtcctgagtctgggtgtctttgtgcatgtgacttgaatgtttgtgaaacccacaacaaggtttaaattaaataaaaatgcggACAAATTACTtaagtcgttttttaaaaaaaaactagttggcggatgttataagtttgacgtgtccaTGTGTGTTCTGTCTCATTGATTATTTCCTTTTTCGTATGTATGTGGCAATCATCgatgattttgatttagttAAGAGTTAACTAGTCGtcagaatttttctttttgaatttgaCTGTTCAAGTGAACACAATGTCATATTCTTTCATAATTCTCTAAACATGACAGgactattttttaaatccagctcttaagatttttttatactgtcACCTTAAGAAATCATCGGCGAGAAAATGTATTCTTACATTGAGTGCAGACGACAGCGCATCGATGTTTTTCGATGGCAATTTCGTTAGATGCAATTTCAGTGTTCTAAAAACTGTATCTGTACTCTAGGTCCTTTTtgtcttttacaaataaacctACGGATTCCCAAGGCCTGTCcatcaatttaaattcttttgtttttcctgTTGACAACCAATGAACCAATCGTCATGGTAAGCTGAACTCGACGAAACGAAACGTAATCTCATAATATCTGTTGATGTAATGAAAGGACTCCATTGGGAACGtgtaaaatgtgaatatttattaagtctaggtacataatataatataccacaacgccatctagtctcaaactaagcaacgCTAGTAATGATGAGttccagacaactgataaacgtacatatatttctaaaacatacatattatagacaaattacacccagacagaacaaatgatagtgATTATCACACAAATctttgtcctgggtggaaatAGAACCCACGATTTtcggtataacagtcagggtcactaaccactagtccAACAGGCcagttattgaatttaaaagatCCCACTttcttttgttgtattttaaataatcattttttttattgtaccagTACCTAAGTATAGTTTCTATTTGTAAGCAGGGATCTTAATTTCAGGAAGGTCCAGGTTGTAGCTCCAACGTGGGATTCAAGTCTTCAGGCCAACAAGTTATGCAACTAGGAAGGGGTTGTTTTAAGCACGGGACCATTGTTCATGAGATGTTGCATACTCTAGGATTCTTCCACATGCAATGCACTTACAATAGAGATGATTATGTCACCATCGTTTGGGAAAATATTAAACCAGGTAAGCAAGCACACTTATTGCTGGACGGAGAGCGCTTTCACACAACTTTTGAAATGACAAACGTGACTagttttacaaaaagttttttgtgtagtttagttttttacCTTATTGATGGAAATATCACTTGAGgaccgctacaaatcgaaaatgatcccacgggaacataaaatccgGATAATAATTTTCCTGTGTTAATCCGGATTATAAAagtgaaagattaaaaaaacatacatacaaactttcgcgtacAATTTAAGATTGAAGTTTCCTTATGATATAGCAAGCGCGGATCCACTATTGTGGGCACGATGGGCATGCCCACAACcctcataaaattttaacgtcacacttccacagtcagtagtaatttattttattatcatctccTTTGTAAGAATGCACTATATCGATCACAAGCGAGTTAAAACTCTGACTCGTATTTGACCAATATTCGGGTGGCTGTGACCACAACCTTTTTTAAGGGCTGGATCCGCGCCTGTGATATAGGTAGGTATCTAGTACAATTCTGTATTCAGTGTCCAAATTGCAGCAACCTAAGATGTTGTAATACACTTTGCTCAAATAAATTATCAGGTTACATAAAATGCACCGTTAAAATTAACTGCCAATGATTTCTATTACTGTCCGTAGAGGAAATAACttggttattaatattataattaacagGTCGCGAACATAATTTCAAAAAGTACGGCAAAGATGTTATTAACGACTTCGATGTACCTTATGACTACGACAGTGTGATGCATTATCCAGCTACAGCCTTCTCTGCccacaaagaaaaaacaattattcCAATTAAGGTAAGTCAACAGTGACAATTATATCGTATTGCTGAATGGGATCCCCCTTGGCACTATGGTACGACCTCTACTCTAGCTGAGTGTGTTATAGCTGATATGTAGTCTTGATTGAACCATGAAATCATTGAAATGTGGCATACAGAATCTCATAACACTTTATTTCTCTTTACGGAATGGTTATAAGTTTGAGAAACCGTTAATGACGTGAACGCTCTGACAAAAATTCTTTTCCCAAGATTAAGAAACAGATGTtccaatcaaaatattttctttttataggaAAATGTGGAGATCGGCCAAAGAGTGGGTCTATCCGAAGGCGacatacttaaattaaacaGAATGTATTGTGATGAAACAGAAGATAAGGAAAACGAAATTGAGTATGACGGCGATTTACTGGCGAttggcaaataaatgattaacaaTAAAGTTGATTAAGATAACGTTAAGTGTGAAATAAAACTCTTGAAatcataaaatgattttaaaatcgaTGTCAATAAAACTAGACAAGGTACCACTCACACCGTATTGGaacaagtgttttgttttcagtacattttatttaattcattgcaACAATGTCACCCAGTCTTGTTAGTTTCGGTAAGGTATATTATTAACTGGTGCATGGCGCTCAGACAATAAGATTACTGGGATCTGGCGCAACATCTTTGTTCTCAGCCTATCACTGTACCTAGAACACTTCATAACGGTTTAGTACCTGTGTTAGTGTAGGCGCGCACGACGGTACAAAGAACATTTCCGGCtaattttacattcaaataaattggCAACACTTTCCATAGAAACCTATAATTAAAAACCTCACAACATTTTGAAtgaatattattcaaatgaCATAAGTGGttatttacaatacattattattagatGAAACATCAAGCTATCAAATTTAGGTCGATAGTTTAAGATAGATCATCAATTATGGTTTAATTGTTGCCTCAACTCtgttaagtaaatttattttggcAGAATATAACATATTCTGTCTATGTAGATAATGTACGTAAGATAATTCAACATATTACAGTACTTGAGAGTCTAGAGTCGTATCTAGCAACATGGTAAGGACGTCGATGCTTTAACACTATTACAAGAAATTATCTTACCGTTAAGTATTTATCGTGATTACTCGTCATAGTCACGGTCAATTTTCCTTACGACATGCGACATCGACCTGATTTGGTTGGTACAAGGACAGTAAAATACggtatcatatatttttttgcatactCCATTTACATCAGTTTTCGAATGACAATGTCATCGGTGATTGCAGAATATTTAGCAGAAAAAGAACAAAGAATGAAGAATCCGTAATTGCATGCTTACTATTCTATTAAAATACCCTACGGACGAGCTTTTCAgcaattttagtaaataataatttaacaataaatcagGTATCTTATCACGGAAGCACCGACGATACTTCTGAAATCTCGCTCATtatgttttttgaagaaaattccTTTCACAGAAAAATACACGACTTTGATAGTTACTCATGTGGCCATAGGTGCTTTAATATCGTCTGATGGCCGTCAAATGGCGAATTAGAAGCGTTCCGGTGCTTTTAGCCGGTTGAAGTTGGTTACGCTTATTTTTTTCCCAAGGTGGAATTGGAGGAATTCTGTTAACAACTGTTTCAATTCAACAGTATGTACGATTCTCtacatattaaaatacctttttatttcgTAACGGTTGTACGGAGTTATCAGTATTGCATATCAAAAACAATGGAAGCGGTGCTTTCTATAGAAGTGCTTTTAAAGAGCCAATAGTTTATCATTACTACGGGTACTGATAAATACGCCTCAGTTGTCATTGAAGTAGCATAAATTGTTTCTAATCTAATTATTCACACTAAATTTCAATACGTATTTCACCGGAACGGTCAATTTTGCTTTCCCTTTactattgaattacaaaaattacaagttGGTGTTATTGTTAGAGGACGCAAACGTAGAAAATAACTGGAGCCAGTAAATTTAGCAACGTGGTGTTGCATGAGTAATGGGTGGTGGCACCGACTGCTGCCGCTGTCACCAGCGCCGGCGCTGACGCAAGCGGCGCTGGCGCAGTTGCGGCCTAACACCTTGTGAAATGGTCGTATCGGAAGCTATATTAAACTTCGCCCCACCCCGGCGGGTTTTATCCTACAGAAAAAATCACGCGCGAATGGACTAATCTATCGCCGGCttgaattaaaatcattaacataaataaacatttaaatatctacCGTTAATATGACatacttttttcaaaatcacCGCGCGAGTTAAGAAGAAAAATCGATAATATcgtatgtttatttacattagttTGGCGAATATTTGAGATAAGTATAACATGGGACGAATAAAGCTTTCTGTGGTTCTAATCGTTGTCTGTGTGGTCAAGTGTTTGGCGATGACATATGACGAATTAGAGGATTTTGCGGAGCATCTTAAGAAGACGTCGCAACTCAGCCcaacattaaaaagtaagttttgaaCTTAACATATATTTAAGTATCAAAATATGTCTAGCTTTAACTCGTGCAAGGCGTAGCaacttaattctaataaaaaaatataaaaaaacaataataattcgattaataaaaccttaaattgTTGTCATATAATCAACGAATTAAAGAAACCTATCATATCATATATCAGATAACCTTAATATATATCATATAACCTATATATCAGAACATAAATTGTAAGtagaaagattttttaaatctttctcttaataaaaaacaagcattttGTAAGCGTACATGAGAAATAAGCTTTAATCGAGGCGAATAAAAAGTGTGAGAGATGAgaatttttactttaagataaTTTAGTTAGGATTctaagaacataaaaaaaaaaactaaatttccTGTCAAAACCTCAAACAGGATACCTACTTACTTTCTAAAGTTAGATAACTACAGAATGAAGacgttttaattcaaaatactgCATAGGCTGTAGCTGAACGTTAGATCGTACCAGttccataaatatataaaaaaaaaagaaaaaaaaacgttgttttgtttgCCCATAAACTATGATATtctagttcttttttataattattagaaggAGTAAATCCTGACGATGActacgatgatgatgaagaggTGTCTGACCACGCGTGGGAGGAGAGCGGCAAGTTCGAGGGAGACCTGATCCTCAATGAGCGCCAGCGGAGGCTGATCGTTGAGGACGTTGCCGAAGGTCTCTCCAGGAACGGGATTACTGATGGCACCAAGCGGTGGCCGAATAATGAAGTCACCTATTACATACAAGTAGAACATTTCAGTAAGTTTACCAATTCtacgatattaataaaaagaagcATGTTGTTTTCTAAGTACCGCAACCAATTTTTGTGTAAGGAGAAAGCTAATAATACCGGGGTCTTAAAAGTTAGCTTACCGCATGGGTCACAGGTCAAAGTCGAACACTTGGTGAAActtgtattttaagtatttctaaTAATTTTCGTCACGTCATCGCGTCATTAGAAGTATTCAAGAATCAGCTGACGCGTATTTGACAACTCATGAATGTTAGTTGAATACATTCTAAAGACATGCGGTACGTACAAAAACacatacttattttttgatGTATCAATCAATTAACGTTCATCATATACCTACATCTTAATTTtggaacattttatatttttctacagCCAGTGACCAAGTTCAAGCCATCGAGAGTGGGATAGAGGATCTGGCGCGTGCGTCCTGTGTCAAATTCCGACCTTACAGAAAAGGAGATCGTGACGCGGTAGTGATACAGGTGCTTATATCGTCTCAGATATTATAATGTATCCAAACTTGGCCTTCTCATTATCAGTAAAATTCTCTTCCAGGGCAGTCGACGGGGTTGTTTTTCCCAGGTGGGCTATCAAGGCGGGTACCAAGTGCTGAACTTGTCCGGCCGGCACCCGGTCGGGCGCGGCTGCTTCCGGCATGGCACTGTCGTACACGAGCTCCTACACACACTTGGTTTCTACCACATGCAGAGCAGCCCCGACAGAGATGACTATGTTGATATTATCTGGGCCAACATCGTACAACGTGAGTTTTTCCGAACAGTTCCTAGCGCAATCTACTAAACGTTTAAGACTTTTTATTGCAAGCAACCAATGTCAGCGACCTGTCGGTATCTTATAGCGTCAGCTGCGATCGCTACACAATGCGAATATAAATTAACACACCGTCTATCTAGGCAATAAACGTTCGGTGTGAAGCAAATTTCGATTTCTATTGAAAGTTTCTTTGTATGGAAACAGAAGCTATGtcgatatatttttgttatcgCGAAATCAATCTGGCAGTGTTCGCTTATGAGTCGATGTTTGTTTGTCTCCAGCTGCGAGGCATAACTTTCGCAAATACAACTCGTTCTCCGTATCGGACTTCGGCGTGGGGTACGACTACGACAGTGTCCTGCATTATAGCCGGCGAGCTTTCTCCTCCAATGGTCAGGACACCATTGTGCCGAAACAGGTGACGAcagatttctcaaaaatatttagttttaggatttatataaaatattaataaaggttacacataatattttaactggtaaaaacgaaatcttatttaatttatgggTTGTAAAGTTACAATATTTGTAACAGTTACACGGTTCGAAAGGTACAAATAATACTTTAGttgaccattttattttttgctctcATAATAggttcttttatttaattgggAAATAAATTGAGTCTTTGTTTGAGTCTGAAGTACCTAAAAATATCTCATATATTTTCGCATTTCAGGCTGGGGCTCAAATTGGTCAAAGAACGGGACTATCCGATAAGGACACtcaaaagttaaacaaaatgtattgtgATGGAGACGTCGACAACAGCCCAGCAGATGACGGCACATCTAGTAAGACGAAAAATAAGAAGAAACGAGTGAAGAACAAACCTTTTCAGGGGCAGGGAATCGGATACCATCAAGGTAAAGCTGTGGCCATCAAACTATTGCCCGCTGCTGAAACATATAAGTTACGTGACGTACCAAGTTTTCatgtatttgattattttagtaaagAGCCGCAAATCATGCCGACGTCGGAAAACGAAGGTTTTCGCATTGGTAAAGAAATAGCTTATTCCTACATGCCACCTGAACCACTGACTATTATAAACTACAACATGCCACAACACTTCAATGTTCAGCCCGAAGAAAACATATACGGGAGTGACAGAAGCCTCATGCTCCCCAAAGAGGaagaaacaaaacaagtgaaacattctaataacaaaatgttacaCACTCATAAGACTACTAGTGACGTTCCATTACGAGACTACAATGGTCCTGAAACAGAGCAGAATGATCCGTTTGATAGgctgtcaaaaatattaaaactccATGTATACCCTTCGCAAACACCAGACTTAAGAATTTACAAAGAAGAGCCTTACTCCAGCTATTATGATTCCCGAGGCTTGAGGAAAGAGCAGGACAAGCTAATTGCACCAGAACCAAATAGATCAGAAAAGTTTGAGAACGATAAAGTTAAGTCGGCTATGAAATTCATTGACAGCCTTCACGGCTTCCATTCAGATGAATCTAATTTACGTATCCCACATAGCGGAAAACAAGATAAATATAGAAATGAGAAAAAGGAAATCAATAATAAAGAACATTTGTTCTCGTTGGATTATGACGAGAGCGACAAACACATCCCAGCGTACACGATTCCTTCCTCATTAAACAAGAAATACGAAGACGAATATGATGCTAGACTAGGTTTTGATTTTCCGGAATACTATCAAGACAAACTTAAGTACAGTCAGTCTCCGAAATCGCAAGATAAAAAGAAGTCCAAACAACAGAATGATTGGTATCAAGAAGATTACACTCCATTTTATTCTGATCATGATCCATTCTTGCATGATTATTCAAGGGACTCCTCTCGAGAAGTTAACTATGACGAAAAACCGAATGAGAATATTTCTAGTTCTTCGACCGCAGTAAGAACTCAGGAGTATTCAATATTTCCACCTCAAAGACCCACGAACTGGTACACAAGTGGTAGATAGAAAATGTAGTCTTAAGCAATGTTAGTTAATATGTTGTACAGTGTTATTtagcttatattttttatttaagtccatatttttaaacaaaagtcaAGTTTTACAGCGTTTTGTACGTTGTTAAAGTTAGAATACGCGATGagtgatgaaataaataattgtttttgttaaacggttgttttgcttttttgaccacaaaaataaaatggaaagttCTATGTcaccttaaattattttaattatctagtaAATATTAGAAAGAGAAAAGATATATCTAATCAATAGTCAACTGACCTTGGCGAAAGTTAAAAACAGTTAATGTTATAATTGCTTTTAAACATGCTTCTCATAGGTAACGCAACCCGTGACATTGAGCGATATATAGAATTTGGTATAGCATATAAAGTTTAGCCCAACGTATAATTGGTTCAAAATGGATCCAATTGTGCTGTCTCCTGACCTCTACTAGAAAAACCTAGGAATATatgttttacattatattttttcttcttaagaacctatttatttatctgcAGGAGAAATACACTATTTTTGTAtggttaaaaaagtatttaacatatgctttcttttaaaatcatgaaataaaacaatttaacgcAACTCTGATCTATTGAAGGCGAAGAAAAAAAAGTAGCCACTGTTTATTGCCTATTCAGTTTCGTAAAAATCTCATCATACTAGTAATTAATTCAAGTCAGTCCATAATAATAATCTTCTGTTAATACCCATATTACAGAAATAACGCTGTGTAGATAAGTGCTTGCATAACGACCCATATTATGCAGGCATCTATTACATTAGCATTGCCAATCTATAACAATAAGGTATCTTATAATGACTAAATTATCTGAAGAATCAATCCATAcacttattaattaggaaagaTAACTTATAACTGATTGTCTATCTATgagctatattatattattatgtaggtcattatttatttgcaagaccaagattcttaatttgaaaaaagtacttttttattaagcaCTTTACCTTTGATAAGGTGACAAGTTCGTGAATactattgtaattttgttattatgtagtattaattgaatttaataggAAATTTAATTCTAATGCAATCATTGTCGAAAAGGCATTGGAAAaggctttgtttagtttttttagttgtttctaaaaacaatatttgaaaaattatatcatcCAACAATACTAATAGTTTCGATTGCTGTCCAATAGTGTTTACTCagagttgaaaaaaaaatagtcatgaTCAAACGAACACCGACAACGAACAAAACGTATTGGACTTAAATATGACATACCATTGTCAAATTGACGTAAGGCTGGTTTgacaaatgttattattgtagTGCGTTTTCAGTGTGGTGTTGAttgaatattattgttgttttccgGTTATTTTCATAATCTATTACTTGATAATACAATGATAGGTATAGAATTGTGATAGTACTTTCGACGTAAGAGTACAAGGAACCATTTGAAATGGTTGAACTGAGTCGGTGACAGTGAAaggtattaataattatacttattgttTAATGGGTTGTGCTGTGTCGTGTGTCAACCGAGCGACAATGTCGTTGTTTGGTAGGCACAATAATGATAGTGACGCACGAGCTGTACTAGAGAGGAAACTGTACATTGCCAAAGAATCTCCTGAGCCTGATTTTGATTTGTCGGAGTGTCAGCTACGACAAGTGCCGTCCGGGACATATTCAATATGCAAAGTCTATAGAAAAGAGCACTTATATTTgcacaataataaattacaatccCTAGAGGAAGGAGGTCAATTGTCTGACTTGTACCTAATTAAGGTGATTAATTTAAGCAGTAATAGATTTTCGTACCTCCCCAATGATATAAGGTATTTAGTAAACCTGACTGAGCTTTACATTCAAAATAACCACATTAAGACCCTACCTGAAACTATACAGTATATGCAATCTTTGAGAATTATAGATGTATCAgacaataaacttaataatttgaCACCAtcaataagtaaattaaaaaatttaagaaaGCTGAACCTCACTCAGAACCCTGATTTGAATGAACTCTGTCCAGAATTATGTCTAGCAACTAATCTCACAACACTGGAGATAGATGGTGATCAATTTATGTTCCCACCATCAGACATAGCTACTCAGGATACTgttactattataaaatatttatgtgaaaaattaaatatagaatactGTCCTCCACTATCAACGGAGGCTGATCTAGCTACTGTTCAAACACCAACCACAGTTCTGGATCCATTTGTTAGGCGCAATACTCAAACTTGGGAAGAGCAGGAAGCTTCCATAATAGAACAAGAAAACCGGTTACATAAGGCAGCAAAGGAACAAAGAGAGAGGTTTTTGAACAAAGTATTGCAGGAACAAATAGAACTGGACAGTGAGATAGCTAAAGTTCACTCAGTTAGAGAAAATGATCGccaaaaactaataaaagccATACAAGaggaagaaaaagaaattacatgCTTAGTGAACAATTTCATACAGTCTGACAATCTTAAGCCAGAAATCATCCAACAACAACTTGCCTATGAACAATCAGAACATGACAGGCTACTTGAGATTACTCGACAAAACTATGATAACATCAAGAAGGTTGATGTATTGAGGGCTATGGAAATGCTAATTGAAGAAGATTATACTGTTAAACATTCCAAGAAATACTATGAAGATTCTcttaataatatgaaacaaaacatgCTCATTCAAGATTTAGAAGTAAGTGAAAAATTAACAGAGTTACTGAATGCTAAAGACCAATCACGCACAACATTGGTAGAACAACTACTAGAAGATCAAGATATTCAGAAAGCTATTGTTGCTTCCCTTTTAGAAAAAGTTGACTCAAGGACATGGAGTCTGAACCAAGAAATATCACTGATATCTTCACATTTGGCTCGCCTCAGTGTTATTgaacaagaaaagaaaaaattacaaatagcTTATAATTACAATGAATTACTTCAACAAAGGGTCCAACTAGTCAATTTACTAGATGACCTTTTTGGTCAACAgaacaaaagaagaaaacaatTGGTTGAAACATTAAGAGAAATGGAAACTGaaactaataaatcaaatgACTTTTGGTTGAAAAATTATCAAAGGTTAATTGACTCTGCCCCTAGATCTTTACTGAATGTAGGTAAAAGT from Trichoplusia ni isolate ovarian cell line Hi5 chromosome 4, tn1, whole genome shotgun sequence includes the following:
- the LOC113492614 gene encoding E3 ubiquitin-protein ligase LRSAM1-like, translated to MGCAVSCVNRATMSLFGRHNNDSDARAVLERKLYIAKESPEPDFDLSECQLRQVPSGTYSICKVYRKEHLYLHNNKLQSLEEGGQLSDLYLIKVINLSSNRFSYLPNDIRYLVNLTELYIQNNHIKTLPETIQYMQSLRIIDVSDNKLNNLTPSISKLKNLRKLNLTQNPDLNELCPELCLATNLTTLEIDGDQFMFPPSDIATQDTVTIIKYLCEKLNIEYCPPLSTEADLATVQTPTTVLDPFVRRNTQTWEEQEASIIEQENRLHKAAKEQRERFLNKVLQEQIELDSEIAKVHSVRENDRQKLIKAIQEEEKEITCLVNNFIQSDNLKPEIIQQQLAYEQSEHDRLLEITRQNYDNIKKVDVLRAMEMLIEEDYTVKHSKKYYEDSLNNMKQNMLIQDLEVSEKLTELLNAKDQSRTTLVEQLLEDQDIQKAIVASLLEKVDSRTWSLNQEISLISSHLARLSVIEQEKKKLQIAYNYNELLQQRVQLVNLLDDLFGQQNKRRKQLVETLREMETETNKSNDFWLKNYQRLIDSAPRSLLNVGKSLDPALANYLLQEGVIHCLPFLVKFLFSDEPLVSITKEDLKLSGVSLSSDREGIIRAINSYVGAKCENHNFEASTSVTPSAPAEESVDEQKFTGVVTMNSDVSVMEAECVICMDAQSEVVFVPCGHMCCCQSCSNKEMDSCPMCRSSIERIIKVMIA
- the LOC113492613 gene encoding seminal metalloprotease 1-like isoform X2, coding for MGRIKLSVVLIVVCVVKCLAMTYDELEDFAEHLKKTSQLSPTLKKGVNPDDDYDDDEEVSDHAWEESGKFEGDLILNERQRRLIVEDVAEGLSRNGITDGTKRWPNNEVTYYIQVEHFTSDQVQAIESGIEDLARASCVKFRPYRKGDRDAVVIQGSRRGCFSQVGYQGGYQVLNLSGRHPVGRGCFRHGTVVHELLHTLGFYHMQSSPDRDDYVDIIWANIVQPARHNFRKYNSFSVSDFGVGYDYDSVLHYSRRAFSSNGQDTIVPKQAGAQIGQRTGLSDKDTQKLNKMYCDGDVDNSPADDGTSSKTKNKKKRVKNKPFQGQGIGYHQVKSRKSCRRRKTKVFALVKK
- the LOC113492613 gene encoding uncharacterized protein LOC113492613 isoform X1 codes for the protein MGRIKLSVVLIVVCVVKCLAMTYDELEDFAEHLKKTSQLSPTLKKGVNPDDDYDDDEEVSDHAWEESGKFEGDLILNERQRRLIVEDVAEGLSRNGITDGTKRWPNNEVTYYIQVEHFTSDQVQAIESGIEDLARASCVKFRPYRKGDRDAVVIQGSRRGCFSQVGYQGGYQVLNLSGRHPVGRGCFRHGTVVHELLHTLGFYHMQSSPDRDDYVDIIWANIVQPARHNFRKYNSFSVSDFGVGYDYDSVLHYSRRAFSSNGQDTIVPKQAGAQIGQRTGLSDKDTQKLNKMYCDGDVDNSPADDGTSSKTKNKKKRVKNKPFQGQGIGYHQGKAVAIKLLPAAETYKLRDVPSFHVFDYFSKEPQIMPTSENEGFRIGKEIAYSYMPPEPLTIINYNMPQHFNVQPEENIYGSDRSLMLPKEEETKQVKHSNNKMLHTHKTTSDVPLRDYNGPETEQNDPFDRLSKILKLHVYPSQTPDLRIYKEEPYSSYYDSRGLRKEQDKLIAPEPNRSEKFENDKVKSAMKFIDSLHGFHSDESNLRIPHSGKQDKYRNEKKEINNKEHLFSLDYDESDKHIPAYTIPSSLNKKYEDEYDARLGFDFPEYYQDKLKYSQSPKSQDKKKSKQQNDWYQEDYTPFYSDHDPFLHDYSRDSSREVNYDEKPNENISSSSTAVRTQEYSIFPPQRPTNWYTSGR
- the LOC113492612 gene encoding seminal metalloprotease 1-like, encoding MMLSDDQREAVFETDVNDRNGIRDVVARWPNRTVVYHINEEDFDEKQLRAIEAALADIANNSCVRFRKRESEDERAVIIQEGPGCSSNVGFKSSGQQVMQLGRGCFKHGTIVHEMLHTLGFFHMQCTYNRDDYVTIVWENIKPGREHNFKKYGKDVINDFDVPYDYDSVMHYPATAFSAHKEKTIIPIKENVEIGQRVGLSEGDILKLNRMYCDETEDKENEIEYDGDLLAIGK